The following coding sequences are from one Gadus macrocephalus chromosome 3, ASM3116895v1 window:
- the pdcd4b gene encoding programmed cell death protein 4b, which yields MATDCEAWLNANPVEADDLSDSFLSGEEENGGAVPSSKNINAANNEINGNWMASSNSLHEARLKAKAKRRLRKNSSRDSGRGDSLSDGGDPGKGSGVGSTSPKSKLLDRKSRLGKGRGLPKKGGAGGKGVWGRSGEVYEPVQVDSKDPNYDGAQENCVYETVVPPLEERDFGKTVTPIVQEYFEHGDTNEVAELLGELNLGPMRSGVPMLAVSLALEAKASHRELTSRLLADLCGPVLTCGDVENAFDKLLSELPELVLDTPGAPQMVGQFIARAVKDQILSKSYIEGYKGKVDCEHARAALDRAAVLLRMSMGGLRIDNLWGSGGGQRAVTELVKEMNLLLKEYLLSGDGKEAERCLRELEVPHFHHEFVYEALVMVLESKGEKTFKMVLLLLKRLWVSTVITVDQMRRGYERVYMDIAEINIDVPRAYFILELFVDKSFSAGVIDKNLRDICPCRGRKRFVSEGDGGCLKLESF from the exons ATGGCAACTGACTGCGAGGCCTGGCTGAACGCGAACCCCGTCG AGGCTGACGACCTCAGCGACTCCTTTCTGTCTGGGGAAGAGGAGAACGGAGGAGCCGTGCCCTCCAGCAAAAACATCAACGCGGCAAACAACGAGATCAATGGCAACTGGATGGCCTCCAGCAACAGCCTGCACGAAGCCCGCCTGAAGGCCAAGGCCAAGCGGAGGCTGAGGAAGAACTCGTCGCGGGACTCTGGGAGAGGGGACTCTCTGAGCGATGGCGGAGACCCCGGCAAGGGCTCAGGAGTGGGCTCCACCAGCCCCAAGAGCAAGCTGCTGGACAGGAAGTCTCGCCTTGGCAAGGGCCGAGGCCTGCCAAAGAAAG GTGGGGCGGGAGGAAAGGGGGTATGGGGTCGGTCCGGTGAGGTTTATGAACCGGTTCAGGTGGATTCCAAGGACCCCAACTACGACGGAGCTCAG GAAAACTGTGTGTATGAAACCGTGGTCCCCCCGCTGGAAGAGAGGGACTTTGGGAAGACCGTCACTCCGATAGTGCAGGAATACTTTGAGCACGGAGACACGAATGAAGTGGCG GAGCTGCTGGGGGAGCTCAACCTGGGTCCCATGCGGAGCGGGGTGCCCATGTTGGCAGTGTCGCTGGCCCTGGAGGCTAAGGCCAGCCACCGGGAGCTCACCTCCAGGCTGCTGGCGGACCTGTGTGGGCCCGTGCTGACCTGCGGCGACGTGGAGAACGCCTTCGACAAACTGCTGTCCGAGCTGCCGGAGCTGGTGCTGGACACCCCCGGAGCCCCCCAG ATGGTTGGCCAGTTTATTGCTCGTGCTGTGAAAGATCAGATTCTGTCCAAGAGTTACATCGAGGGCTATAAAGGCAAAGTCGACTGTGAACATGCAAG GGCCGCACTGGACCGTGCCGCGGTGCTGCTGAGGATGAGCATGGGGGGTCTGCGCATAGACAACCTGTGGGGCTCGGGTGGGGGCCAGAGAGCCGTCACAGAACTCGTCAAAGAG ATGAATCTGCTGCTGAAGGAGTATCTCTTATCTGGGGACGGCAAGGAGGCCGAGAGATGCCTGAGAGAGCTGGAGGTGCCACACTTCCACCATGAGTTTGTCTACGAG GCTCTAGTCATGGTCCTGGAGTCCAAAGGAGAGAAGACGTTCAAAATGGTTCTGCTGTTGCTGAAACGTCTTTGGGTGTCCACGGTCATAACAGTGGACCAAATGAGAAGG GGTTATGAAAGAGTTTACATGGACATTGCCGAAATCAACATAGACGTGCCCAGGGCGTACTTCATTCTGGAGCTGTTTGTTGACAAGAGTTTCAGTGCAGGTGTCATCGATAAAAACCTAAGGGACATTTGCCCCTGTCG GGGCCGTAAGAGATTTGTGAGCGAGGGAGATGGAGGATGCCTGAAGCTTGAGAGCTTTTGA